One Pyrus communis chromosome 13, drPyrComm1.1, whole genome shotgun sequence genomic window carries:
- the LOC137712598 gene encoding mitogen-activated protein kinase kinase 9-like → MALIRERRQLNLRLPLPDLSERRPRFSLPLPPTAPTTAVTTNTSCSAISAADLERLEVLGHGNGGTVYKVRHKRTSAIYAYKLVQGDSDPTVRRQLFREMEILRRTDSPYVVHCHAIFEQPSGDIGILMEYMDYGTLETLLKSNGTFSEPKLAHVARQVLNGLNYLHTHKIIHRDIKPTNLLVNRNMEVKIADFGVSKIMCRTLDACNSYVGTCAYMSPERFDPDTYGGNYNGYASDIWSLGLTLMELYMGHFPFLPPGQRPDWATLMCAICFGEPPTLPEGVSEEFRSFMECCLQKESGKRWSAGQLLTHPFVCKDR, encoded by the coding sequence ATGGCTCTCATCCGCGAACGCCGCCAGCTCAACCTCCGCCTCCCCTTGCCCGACCTCTCTGAGCGCCGCCCTCGTTTCTCTCTTCCCCTCCCTCCCACCGCTCCCACCACCGCCGTCACCACCAACACCTCCTGCTCCGCTATCTCAGCCGCAGACCTCGAGAGACTCGAAGTCCTCGGCCACGGAAACGGCGGTACCGTCTACAAGGTCCGCCACAAGCGGACTTCAGCCATTTACGCTTACAAACTCGTCCAAGGTGACTCCGACCCCACCGTCCGCCGTCAGCTCTTCCGCGAGATGGAAATCCTCCGCCGCACAGACTCTCCGTACGTCGTCCACTGCCACGCAATCTTCGAGCAGCCCTCCGGCGACATCGGGATTCTCATGGAGTACATGGACTATGGCACCCTCGAGACCTTGCTTAAATCCAACGGCACCTTCTCCGAACCAAAACTTGCCCACGTGGCGCGGCAAGTTCTTAACGGCCTCAACTACCTCCACACCCACAAAATCATCCACCGCGACATCAAACCAACAAATCTTCTAGTAAACAGAAACATGGAAGTAAAAATCGCCGACTTCGGCGTGAGCAAGATCATGTGCCGAACGTTGGACGCCTGCAACTCATACGTCGGAACTTGCGCTTACATGAGCCCGGAAAGATTCGACCCGGATACCTACGGCGGCAATTACAACGGCTACGCCAGTGACATATGGAGTTTGGGGCTGACCCTGATGGAGCTCTACATGGGTCACTTCCCGTTCTTGCCTCCGGGTCAGAGACCCGACTGGGCCACCCTCATGTGTGCCATATGTTTTGGAGAGCCCCCCACCTTGCCGGAGGGGGTGTCCGAGGAGTTTCGGAGCTTCATGGAGTGTTGCTTGCAGAAGGAGTCTGGCAAGAGGTGGTCCGCCGGTCAGCTTCTGACCCACCCCTTCGTCTGTAAAGATAGGTGA